TGACTCATATTAGCCAAAAATATAGATTTTGACTGATTAGCCATCTTCAATGCAGAAATATCAATTATCGTTGATTTGATATTATTAGAATTTTCGTCTATATTATCAGAAATGCTGTCTATTTGAACGAAAATTGAAGTATTATCCTTCCGTATTAATATAAGTTCACATGTTTTTTTTATTTTTGTTTTAAAAACACTTTGGATATGACTCTGAAAAATATCCATAAATTGACGATCAACAAAATGTGAAAAAAATTGATTAATTAAATTTTTTCGTTCAACCTGCAACATCTCAGCTCCAGTAAGATTAACATCAATAATAATACCTTTTTTATCTATAGAAAAATATCCCACAGGAGCCAGGTCGTATAGATCAAAATGTTTACTCTTAGTTTCTTCGAGTTCACATTGAGTTTTACGGAAAGATTCATTTTGCATCTTAAGTTCAATTTGATAGGTTTCTAACTGATGGTTAGTTTCTTTCAATTTTTCTTCGATATTTTTGCGATCAGTTATGTCTTTATAAAGTTGAGCATTCAGTATATTTAGATTCTTTACATATTCATAGTTTAAT
The Desulfobacterales bacterium genome window above contains:
- a CDS encoding PAS domain-containing protein, which produces MIYQEVKEFFSQLFIEGISHGVVVIDNKYQVLYWNKWMFNHSSLTEKEVLKKSIFEIYPQIKEREKDTYIIDCIKYRRPFFLSPIFHEYLIPIDIRAKKMKMLQNIKIYPSIVSNEEIGAIIIIEDFTSQILSEKLNYEYVKNLNILNAQLYKDITDRKNIEEKLKETNHQLETYQIELKMQNESFRKTQCELEETKSKHFDLYDLAPVGYFSIDKKGIIIDVNLTGAEMLQVERKNLINQFFSHFVDRQFMDIFQSHIQSVFKTKIKKTCELILIRKDNTSIFVQIDSISDNIDENSNNIKSTIIDISALKMANQSKSIFLANMS